In a genomic window of Candidatus Margulisiibacteriota bacterium:
- a CDS encoding ABC transporter permease, with translation MIFDHRLFHLMKKEFIQLLRDRRLIGFILVAPVIQLLIFGYVATTDVRDIPAAFMDSDKSRDSRQLLSSFKNSGYFILKYEAGDQKHEKMLLDSGRVKAAINIPPEYSRDLKSKGTAKVQFIVDGTNSNVAGIAMGYISGIVYQDSLRLLEERYGGPGGILEKIRLIEPKVRIFHNQQQKSINYMVPGVIAVLLMMLTSILTSVSIVKEKESGTLEQIIVTPIKPYELMLGKMVPYIILAFIDMVLVIMVGSLWFGVPILGSIVLLVVLSLLFILTSLGVGLYISTISSTMQQTILSVIFFMIPSMLLSGFIFPIDNMPDIIKAFTYIIPMRYFLTVVRGIFLKGIGIEYLWGEAAALFVLGAVIFSMAVVKFKKKLG, from the coding sequence ATGATCTTTGACCACAGGCTGTTCCATCTGATGAAAAAAGAGTTCATACAGCTGCTGCGCGACCGCAGGCTAATAGGCTTTATCCTTGTTGCCCCGGTCATCCAGCTGCTGATATTTGGCTATGTGGCCACCACCGATGTCAGGGACATCCCTGCGGCCTTTATGGACAGCGACAAATCCCGGGACAGCAGGCAGCTTTTATCCAGCTTCAAGAACTCGGGGTATTTTATCCTTAAATACGAGGCAGGGGACCAAAAACATGAAAAAATGCTGCTTGACAGCGGAAGAGTTAAAGCAGCCATAAATATTCCCCCGGAGTATTCCAGGGACCTAAAGTCAAAAGGGACTGCAAAAGTCCAGTTCATAGTGGACGGCACCAACTCAAATGTCGCCGGCATAGCCATGGGATACATCAGCGGGATAGTGTATCAGGACTCTCTGAGGCTGCTCGAAGAGCGCTACGGAGGTCCCGGGGGGATCCTTGAAAAGATCCGCCTGATAGAACCCAAAGTCCGCATCTTTCACAATCAGCAGCAGAAAAGTATAAACTACATGGTGCCCGGCGTGATAGCAGTTCTGTTAATGATGCTTACCTCGATACTCACCTCTGTATCGATCGTAAAAGAAAAGGAATCCGGGACACTGGAGCAGATAATAGTGACGCCGATAAAGCCTTATGAACTTATGCTGGGGAAAATGGTCCCGTACATCATTCTGGCTTTTATTGACATGGTGCTCGTCATTATGGTGGGCTCGCTGTGGTTTGGGGTGCCGATACTGGGAAGCATTGTGCTGCTTGTGGTGCTATCCCTTTTGTTCATCCTGACCAGCCTCGGCGTGGGGCTCTACATCTCCACCATATCCTCTACCATGCAGCAGACCATACTGTCCGTGATCTTTTTCATGATACCTTCCATGCTGTTATCGGGGTTCATATTTCCCATAGATAATATGCCGGATATCATAAAGGCGTTCACATATATCATTCCGATGAGATATTTTCTAACTGTGGTCAGAGGTATATTCTTGAAAGGAATTGGTATAGAATATCTGTGGGGAGAAGCAGCCGCTCTTTTCGTTCTCGGGGCGGTCATATTTTCCATGGCGGTGGTAAAATTTAAGAAAAAACTGGGATAG
- a CDS encoding efflux RND transporter periplasmic adaptor subunit produces the protein MLKKRKWQIIAAAVLAVFIGMWLMNSRNSVSVKTAEAVVGRISPSVSVSGEIKGFEADLSPKMPSLITWVGVKEGDWVSAGSVLVKFDNYDNARSDYERIKTLYDGGFATKQQYETARLQYENSYLASPISGKVVLVAQDPGETASPGVTAVSVVDPASKYIEVQIDETDIGEVKLGNDAQITSDAFPDLAINGRLSNIVNRAELKKVGGRIKMDEEDKIFRGRIAFDDPENRLKIGMSVNAEIITGIREGLLIIPREAVFSKNDEQKVYVVLGKKAKERDVELGIKDYTNIEVVKGLKAGEKVAVSSLDKIKDGSRVKIEK, from the coding sequence ATGCTTAAAAAAAGAAAGTGGCAGATAATCGCAGCGGCAGTTCTGGCGGTCTTCATCGGGATGTGGCTCATGAATTCGAGGAATTCTGTTTCAGTAAAGACCGCGGAGGCCGTTGTGGGCAGGATCTCTCCTTCCGTCAGCGTTTCGGGGGAGATAAAAGGCTTTGAAGCGGACCTCAGCCCCAAAATGCCGTCTCTCATAACCTGGGTGGGGGTAAAAGAAGGGGACTGGGTATCGGCAGGCTCGGTCCTGGTTAAGTTTGACAACTACGATAACGCAAGGTCTGACTATGAAAGGATCAAAACGCTTTATGACGGCGGCTTTGCCACAAAGCAGCAATATGAAACTGCAAGGCTCCAGTACGAGAATTCCTATCTGGCATCCCCCATATCCGGGAAAGTCGTGCTTGTTGCTCAGGACCCGGGAGAAACGGCCTCTCCGGGCGTTACGGCGGTCTCTGTTGTTGATCCTGCATCAAAGTATATCGAGGTCCAGATAGACGAAACCGATATAGGAGAGGTTAAGTTAGGAAACGACGCCCAAATAACCTCCGATGCTTTTCCTGACCTTGCAATAAACGGCAGGCTTTCCAATATTGTCAACAGAGCGGAGCTAAAAAAGGTCGGCGGCAGGATAAAGATGGACGAAGAGGACAAGATCTTCCGGGGCAGGATAGCGTTTGACGATCCGGAAAACAGGCTTAAGATCGGCATGTCCGTGAACGCGGAAATAATAACCGGGATAAGGGAAGGTCTTTTGATAATACCGCGTGAAGCGGTTTTTTCCAAAAATGACGAACAGAAGGTTTATGTTGTCTTAGGAAAAAAGGCGAAAGAAAGGGATGTTGAACTCGGCATAAAAGACTATACGAACATAGAGGTGGTCAAAGGCCTCAAAGCAGGCGAAAAAGTGGCGGTCAGCAGTTTGGATAAAATAAAGGACGGGAGCAGGGTTAAGATTGAAAAGTGA
- a CDS encoding ABC transporter ATP-binding protein, with protein MKSDKPVVLVKDVCKTYKLDQLEVPVLFDIHFSVDSGEFISIMGPSGCGKSTLMNLIGCLDRPTSGSIRLDSVDISKLHDTELAKIRNRKIGFVFQTFNLLPRLSSIENVELPLIYSGITSAERDKKAKEALDSVGILSRAAHMPNQLSGGERQRVAIARAIVNSPSVILADEPTGNLDSRSGQEVMKIFDKLNSSGVTIIMVTHDTNIAERGSRLVRLFDGRIIEDKKIK; from the coding sequence TTGAAAAGTGATAAGCCTGTAGTCCTGGTAAAGGATGTCTGTAAGACCTACAAACTGGACCAGCTGGAGGTCCCGGTCCTGTTTGACATCCACTTTTCGGTGGACAGCGGCGAATTCATTTCCATAATGGGGCCTTCCGGCTGCGGCAAATCGACTTTAATGAACCTGATAGGCTGCCTGGACCGCCCGACCTCCGGGTCCATACGGCTTGACTCGGTCGATATCTCAAAGCTTCATGATACTGAACTGGCAAAGATAAGGAATCGGAAGATCGGTTTTGTTTTCCAGACTTTCAATTTACTTCCGCGGCTTTCCTCTATCGAAAATGTGGAACTTCCTCTTATATACAGCGGCATCACAAGTGCGGAGCGAGATAAAAAAGCAAAAGAGGCCCTTGATTCCGTGGGTATACTGTCAAGGGCCGCCCACATGCCGAACCAGCTCTCGGGAGGCGAGAGACAAAGAGTGGCAATTGCCCGGGCAATAGTGAACTCGCCCTCGGTCATCCTTGCTGACGAGCCAACAGGAAACCTTGACAGCAGGTCCGGTCAAGAAGTCATGAAGATCTTTGATAAACTGAACTCTTCGGGGGTAACGATCATCATGGTCACTCATGATACGAACATAGCGGAGCGGGGCAGCAGGTTGGTAAGGCTGTTTGACGGCAGGATAATAGAGGATAAAAAGATAAAATGA